A genome region from Luteimonas galliterrae includes the following:
- the rpsU gene encoding 30S ribosomal protein S21, with amino-acid sequence MPSVKVRENEPFEFALRRFKRTCEKAGVLAETRKREFYEKPTQERKRKAAAAVKRQARRSSRDVTKRQRLY; translated from the coding sequence ATGCCCAGCGTCAAAGTCCGCGAAAACGAGCCGTTCGAGTTTGCGCTCCGCCGCTTCAAGCGCACCTGCGAGAAGGCCGGCGTGCTCGCCGAAACCCGCAAGCGCGAGTTCTACGAGAAGCCGACCCAGGAGCGCAAGCGCAAGGCCGCCGCGGCCGTGAAGCGCCAGGCCCGCCGCAGCTCGCGCGACGTCACCAAGC